The following is a genomic window from Planctomycetia bacterium.
TGGCGAGCTTTTCCAGCGAATCGCGGAGCTCCTCGAAGTTCTCCCCCTCGGACGGATAGAGCCCGCAGTACACCATGCGCTGCGGCGGCTTGTAGCCGGGAAGGGCCGGCGCTGCATGGTCGCCGGGAATCGTCACCGTGTCGCCGATGTGGACCTGCTTGACGTCCTTGATGTTGCAGACGAGGTAGCCGACCTGGCCGGCGACGAGTTCGTCGCAGGCCCGCCGTTGCGGGACGAACTGGCCGAGTTCGAGCACCTCGTGCGTGGCCCCGGTCCGCAGGAAGCGGATTTTCTGTCCCTTGCGAATCGAGCCGTCCACGAGCCGCACGTAGGTGATGGCACCGCGGTAACTGTCGTAGTGGCTGTCGAAGATCATCGCCCGCAGCACGGCGGCGGGGTCGCCCTGGGGGGGCGGAATCCGCTCGACGATCGCGGCCAGCAGGTCGTCGATGCCGATGCCCGTCTTGGCGCTGGCCCGGATGACGTCCGCGGAGTCGATGGCCAGGCTCTGCTCCATCTCCAGGAGCACCTCGTCCACCCGGGCATGGACCAGATCGACCTTGTTGATCACCGGCACGATCGCCAGGTTCTGGTTGATGGCGGCGTAGGCGTTGGCGACGGTCTGGGCCTCGACCCCCTGGAAGGCGTCGACGAGGAGCACCGCCCCCTCGCAGCAGGCGAGGCTGCGCGAGACTTCGTAGTGGAAGTCGACGTGGCCGGGCGTGTCGATGAGGTTCAGTTCATAGAGCCTGCCCCCGTGGCGGTATTCCATGCGCACCGCGCGGGCCTTGATCGTGATCCCGCGCTGCCGCTCCAGCTCCATGTCGTCGAGCATCTGCTCCTTGAGATGACGCTTGTCCACGGTGCCGGTCCGCTCCAGGAGCCGGTCGGCGAGGGTGCTCTTGCCGTGGTCGATGTGGGCGATGATGGAGAAGTTGCGGATCTGCTTGCAGTCGATGGCCATGGAAGGATTCTAGACGAGTTTGCCTCCGTGTGCAGGATCGGGCAGCAGCGCCCGGCGGCCGGAGTCCACCCGGTCCAGCGTGGCGGGCGTCAGCGGGCGCGGATGTGATCGAGCCGGGCGAGGCCCGCGGCGCCGATCGACCCGGCGTCGCCGCCGAGGCTCGCGTAGCGGATCACGGTCTTCTCGGCGAGCACGGGGAACGTCCGGCCCCGGACCTCGTCGCGCACGCGGTCGATGAACTCCCGCCCCAGCGGGTCGGCGTCGCCGCCGAACGTCATCGCCCCGCCGATGAGCACCATCTCGGGATCGATCGTGTGCATGAGCGTCACCACGCCGATCCCCAGCCAGCGGGCCGTCTCCAGGATCAGATCGCGGGCCAGTGGATCGCCGGCGCGGGCCGCGTCGGCAATCACGATCGGCGTCAGGGGAGCGGCGGCGGTGGTGAGCATGCCGCCAGCACCAGCCGCCAGCGCCTCGCGGGCCCGGGCCACGAGCGCCGTGGCGCTCGCGTAGGCCTCGAGATCACCCGGATGACCGAGCGGGCAGCGGCGGGCGCCGGCCGAGGCGTCGACGACGATGTGACCGCACTCCGACCCGTGGCTGTGGGCACCGGAGACATTCAGGTCGCCGATGATGATCCCGCCCCCCACACCGGTGCCGAGCGTCAGCAGGATCAGGCTCGAGGCAGCGCGGCCGGAGCCGACCCAGAACTCGCCGTACGCGGCCGCATTCGCGTCGTTGGCATAGGACACGCCATGGCCGCAGTGCGCCGCCACACGGTCGCGGATCGGGAAGTTCTCCCAGCCGGGCAGGTTGCCCGCCGTGAGGATCAGCCCCGCGGGAAGGTCCTGCGGCCCCGGCGTCCCCAGGCCGACGCGGGCGATGGTCTCCGTCGAGACGCCGGCCTGCGCGGCGAGGATCCCCACTGCCCGCCCCATGCGCAGGGCGGCATCCTCGGGACCGCGGCCGACGGCGGTCGGCTCGGTGTGGAACGCCAGCATGGCGCCGGCGGAATCGACCAGCGCCGCCTTGATGTTCGTGCCCCCGAGGTCGAGGCCGGCGAACAACGGCTGCCGGGCGTCCGCGGCGGCGACCAGGCTCCGCTGCGCCGTCATTCCGGTAGCCGGCCGGTTTCCACCGCCGGCGTCGGCCCCGTGCAGGACTTCATGAAGGCCACGAGGTCGGCCTTCTCGTCCGCCGTCAGCGTGAGCGGCCTGATCTTCTCGCTGAGGTGCGGGTTGGCGTGGCCTCCCTTGTCATACCACTCGACGACCTCCTCGAGGGTCGCCAGTGAACCGTCGTGCATGTAGGGGGCCGTCAACTCAACGTTTCGCACCGTGGGAGTCTTGAAGGCGCCGGTGTCCTTGGGGTCCTTCGTGACCGCGAACCGGCCCGGATCGGGCGCGGGCTTGTCCATGCCGATGCCGATGTTGTGGAACTTCTCGTCGGCGAGGTTCGCGCCGACGTGGCAGGCCGAGCAGTTCCCCTTCGTGCCGAAAAAGATCTCCCGGCCGCGCAGCGCCGAGTCGGAGAGCGGCTCGGCGGCGGCCGCCGCCTTCGCGGCCGCGTGCCGCTTGGCCAGATCGGCGTCCTCGGCCAGGTCGTCGGCGTCGAGCGCTTGAAGCCGCTGCCACTCCGCACCGAGGTCGTACGGCGATGGGGACGTGACCAGCACGCGCTCGAAGGCGGCGATCGCCTCGCCCACCCGCTCGATCGTCAGTTCACCGAACACCTTGTCGAACTGCCGGCGGTAGGCGGGAATCCCGTTCAGCCGCTGCACCACGCCCTCGTGCGTGAACCCCATCTCGATGGGATTGGCGATCGGCCCGATCGCCTGGGCTTCGAGGGAGTCGGCACGGCCGTCCCAGAACTGGGCCGCCGAGAGGATGCGGTTGAACGACACGGGCGAGTTGCGGCCCCCCTTCTGGCCGCCAATGCCGACGCCCGTCTGCGTGTGCGCCGTGTAGCCCATCGCCGGGTCGTGGCAGCTGGCGCAGCTCACGGTCGAGTCGGCAGAGAGCCGGGTATCGAAGTACAGCTGCCGGCCGAGCTCGACCTTCGCCCTCGTCAGCGGGTTCTTGTCGAGCCCGTGGATCTGGTCCTTCCCCTGGGACAGGCCGATCGGCAGGATCGGCTGGAGGACGACGTGGTTGCGCGGCTCCGCAAGCCAGGCTTCGACATCAGCCAGCGTCACCTTGCCGGCGCCGGGAATGCCGGCGGTGAGAGCGGCATCACCGAGCGACACCTTCTCCTCCACCAGCGCTGCTGGAGCCGAGGCGGCCTGCGGTGTGGCCGGGGCGGTGGCCGGGGCGGGGTTCGTGGCGGGGGCGGGCGTGGCCGCCGTCGTCGGCTGTTCCGCGGTCGGCTTCGCGGGCGGCGGCGCCGTGGCCGGCGTCTCGGCCGGCAAACGCTCGATCTCCTCGATCTCGACGACCGCGTCGCTCGACGTCGTCCGGTTGCCGCTGCAACCGCCCCCACCGGTCAGCGCCAGGATGGCCGCCGTCCACAGGCAGGCCAGCGGGATCGCCTTCATCGGGTCACTGCCGGCAACCCGCGACACACAAGGAAACGACATGCGACAACCTCCTGAATGACGGGGGACGCCCGAGGGGAACCGGCCCCAGAGCCTCGACTGCCGAACACCCCCTTAGTGTAGCCAGGGCGACAAGCCCGTCCGAGAAAGGGGGGAACGCGTGGCCGGCGGGCGGCCCGCCCCCGGCGTCAGTCGTCGGCGACGAGGTCGGGGGTCGCCAGCCAGTCGAGTTCACCGGCCAGGCCCGGGCCGTCGTCGAGTCGCACGCAGGCGATCGCCCCCTTCTGCATCCGGACGGCGGCCGTGCCGTCGCCGATCGCCAGGGAGACGAGCCTGCCGATGCAGGGGGCGTGCCCCACCCAGGCGACGCGTCCCGCGTTCTGCTGCACGGTCCACTCGACGAGCGCCTGCCAGTCGGCCGGCGGCGCGAGTGCGTCGACGACCTCGATCCGCGGCGCGGCGGGGAGGGTTTCGGCGAGGATCTCCGCCGTCTGCCGGGCGCGGACCAGCGGGCTCGTGGCGATGAGGTCGATCGCCATGCCGGCGCCGGCCAGCCGGCGCACCAGCCGCGCAAACCGCTTGACGCCCCGCCTGGTGAGTCGGCGCGCCTCGTCGGCCACGCCGGCCGCCGGCTCCTCCGCGACGGCGTGCCGGACGAGATACAGTCGGGTGGTGAGCGTGGCCATGCCGCGGATTGTGCGGTCGGTGTCGGCCTCCGGCAAGATCAGCCAAGATCAGACGCGGCGCCAGACGGACTCCCAGGGGACCGCCGCCACCCTGACGGCGGCCTCGGCCTCGCCCCGCCAGCGCGCCGCGTCGACGGGGTAGCCGGCCGTCTCCCGCAGGCCGGGAATCCGCGCGGACCAATGGGCGTTGAAGGCCAGCATGGAAAGCTCGCGCAGGTACTTCGCCGTCATGCTCGCCAGTGCCACCGGCATCCGCCCCTCGCCGCCGACGGTGAACTCGAACCGGCAGCCGGCAGCCGGCAGTTCGTAGGCCGAATGCCCGGCCGTCTCGGCAAGGACGTGGACCACGGCGGTCTCGAACTGGGCGGCCAGCAGCGCGGCATACCGGCGCCGGCCGCCATGACGATCGCACCACATCACGGCCGGCCCGCGCGGCACGGCGGGGAGGATGCCGGCAGCGAGCTCGAGCGTGGTCTGGGAGAGGATGTCGGACTTGTTGAGGCCCGACCCGAGAAGACGATTGAACTGGGCCGGCTGCACGATGCGGCCGTGGACCGCCACCAGCCGGACGCCGTGCGCCGCGAGCCCGGCGGCGATGACGCCGGCCCGGGCCGCGGTCTCGTGCGCCGGTGCCGCACGGGGCAGCGTCAGGGCTTCGAGCGTGTCGCGCTCCGGCGGCTCGCCCGCCGCCTCCGGGACGGCGCCGGCGGCGACGAGCGACCGCCAGTCGGCAGGGGCGGCGCCGGTGGCGATGGTCAGGGCCGCCAGCGCGCCGTGCTCGAGCGCGGCCCAGCCGCTGCCCCCCCGGTAGACCTGCTTCGAATCCCGCCACGGATCATCCAGCGCCGCGCTCGCCGCGGCGAGGATCGCCTCCGCCTCGGCCGCCGGGCCGGCCACGTCCCAGAGCGTGGCGGCGATGACGAGCGGTCCGAGGTTCGGCCCGTAGCCCGCCTCGTCGGTGCCGACGACGAGCGTCATGTCCCCGCCCCGCCGGCCGGTCCGGGAAACTGCCGGCAGTATTCGTACACGGCGATCGCCGCGCTCGTCGCGGCGTTCAGGCTGTGTGGCATTCCTGCCAGCGGGATCTCGGCCACCCGATCGAGCCGTTCCAGCACCTCGGGCTCGAGGCCGAGCCGCTCGTTGCCGATCACCAGCACCGTCCGGGCCAGGAATGAAAAGGAGAACAGCGATTCGGCACCGGTCGTCTGCTCGAGCCCCACGATCTGGTACTCCTCGGCCCGGAGCCGGTCGAGCACGGGGGGCAGACTGCGATGCACGTCGAACGTCACGGCGTCCGCGCCGTCCCGCGCGATCCGGCCGTGGAGGCCGGCGGCGCCGCAGGCCACGACCCGGCGGATGCCGAAGCAGCCACAGGTCCGTACGATGTGGGACAGGTTGACGTGGCTGCGCATCGGCGCGCAGGCGACCACCAACTCCCGCGGGACGGGGAGCGCGTGCGGAGGCTTGTGACGGATGTGGACGAACCGTGGCATGCGTGGTGACGGCCGGGCGGGGTGTCGCGGTGCATTCTGCGGCATCGCCCGGGGAACGGGAATCCTCCTCGTCGGCATCGTCGCCGCGGCCGGCGGATGCGGCACGCCGGCGGCCCCCGCCGCCGCCGTCCGGCTGGACCTTGTCGATCACGACGGGCTCCTCGAGGCCGTGGCCCGGCAGCGCGGCCGGGTGGTCGTGCTCGACTGCTGGAGCACGTCGTGCCCGCCGTGCGTGAAGGAGTTTCCCCGGCTCGTGGCCCTGGAGGCGAAGTACCGGGGCCGGGTCGCCTGCCTGTCGCTGGCCTTCGATTTCGAGGGGCTGGGGAGCGTCGCGGAGGCGGCCCGGCGGGTCGAGGAGTTCCTGCGCACGGTCAACGCCGGCCGGATCGTCAACCTGCTCTCGAAGGAGGAGGCCGACGTCATGTATCGCAAGCTGGAACTCGACAGCGTGCCGGCGGTCTACGTGTGGCGGGCGGACGGCAGCCGCGCCCGCAGGTTCGACGCCAGCGACTCCGCCGCGCGGCTGGGGCGGCCCTTCACCTACGAGGATGTCGAACTGGAGGTGCGGGCCCTGCTCGAGCCGTGATAGGCTCCCGGTACCGTCCGGTGCGGACGGCAACCGCAGGCAGGGAGCAGGCGCCATGGGCGTTCGCGACGACGGTCGGCAGAAGCGGCTGGAGACGGCCGGCGCGGGAACCCGGGCCGAAGCGGCCGCCGGGGAGCGCGGCGACGACTGGAATCCGCTTCCCGGGATGCGCGAGACGGTGGAGTCGATCGTCGTCGCCTTCACGCTCGCCCTGCTGTTCCGCGGCTTCGAGGCCGAGGCGTTCGTCATCCCCACCGGCTCGATGGCACCCACGCTGATGGGCCGCCACAAGGATCTTCTCTGCACGGCGTGTGGCCGCGACTTCCGCGTCGGCTGCAGTGCCGAGCTCGACGAACGGGAGCAGCGGGTCGATCCGCTGCGCATGCTCGAGCAGGCCCGCTGCCCGGGGTGTGGCAACGCGATGCGGCTCGCCCGCGGCGCCGGCCAGCAGCGGGTCAACGACGACCGCTACCCGTCCTTCAACGGCGACCGGATCCTCGTCGACAAATTCGCCTACGACTTCACCGATCCCGACCGCTGGGACGTCGTGGTCTTCAAGTATCCCGAGGATGCGAAGACGAACTACATCAAGCGGCTCGTGGGCCTGCCGGGGGAGACGCTGTCGATCTCCGGCGGCGACCTGTGGATCGCCCGCGACGGCGGCCCGGCGGAGATCGCCCGCAAGCCGGCCGAGCGGCTGCCCAGGCTGTTGCAGTTGGTGCACGACAGCCGGCAGGTCGCGGAGGAGCTGCGTGAGGCGGAATGGCCGCCGGCGTGGTGTGACTGGCGCGCGGAGGGCGCGGCGGGAGCCGCCGGCTGGAAGACCGACGACGGTGGCCGCTCCTTCGCCGTCGCCTGCCCGGCGGGCGAGTCGGCCACGCTGCGCTACCGGCACATGGTGCCCGACGACGCCCTGTGGGGGGCGGCGCGGAACGGCAAGTCACTGGCCGGCCTGGCCCGGCCGACGGTGATCGGCGACCTCCAACCCTACAATGCCGATTCCCGTGGGCCGCACTACGTCGGCGACCTGGGGCTGGAGGTCGATCTGGAGAGCCGCGCCGCGACGGGCGCGATCGTCCTCGACCTCGTCGAGGCGGGGGTTACCCACCGCTGCGAGATCGATCTGGGCGACGGCACGGCGCGGCTGCGCCGCGGCGGGGTCGTCGAGGACCCGGCCCGGGCGTCCACGGGCGTGCGCGGCCGCGGACGCTGGAGGCTGTTGTTCACGAACGTGGACGACGAACTGCGGCTGTTCGTCGCCGGTCGTTCCGTGGCCTTCGACAGGCCCACCACCTGGCAGCGGCCGCTCGCGGCGGCCGCGGGGAGCGCCCCGGTCGTGCGCAGCGGCGTCCCCGGCGAGCGGGAGCCCGACGACCTCGCTCCCGTCGGGATCACGGCCGTCGGCGCCGACGTGGTGGCCCGCGGCCTGCGGGTGCTCCGCGACGTCTATTACATCGCCTCCGGCGATGCGAACGCGATGGCGGGACTGGTCGCGGAAAAAACCCTGTTCACGTTCCCGCCGCTGGCCGACGGCCAGTTCCTCATGCTCGGCGATAATTCGTCCGCCAGCAAGGACAGCCGGGCCTGGGGACGCCCGGAAGACGGGCCGTTCCACGTCGATCGGCACCTGCTGATCGGGCGGGCGCTGGTGATTTTCTGGCCGCACGCCATTCCGGCAGGATGGAGCGTTCCGCTGCGTCTTGGCAGCTGGGAAGTGCGCTTGCCCTGCTGGCCGAACTTCGGGAGGATAGGGTTCGTGCGATAGAGAGTTCCGCGGCCGCCAGCGGACGGTTGCCTGCAGGGAGGGATCCCGCATGTCGCTCTTGTCGGTCGAGGGATTGGTCAAGAACTACGGCCGGCGCCGGGTCGTGGACGGCGTGGATTTCCACGTCGAGGAGGGGGAGATCGTCGGCCTGCTGGGGCCGAACGGGGCCGGCAAGACGACCAGTTTCCGCATGACCTGCGGGATGGTGATCCCGGACGCCGGCCGCGTCCTCCTCGACGACGAGGAGATCACCGACTGGCCGATGTACCGGCGGGCCCGCGACGGCGGCATGGGCTACCTGGCGCAGGAGCAGAGCGTGTTCCGCAAGCTGACCGTCGAGCAGAACCTGCTGGCGATCATGGAACTGGTGGGCATGCCGCCCAAGGAGCGGCGCCGGCGGTGCGAGGAATTGCTCGAGCAGTTCGCCATCACCAGGATCCGCAAGTCACGGGCCCACTACATTTCCGGCGGCGAGAAGCGGCGCCTGGAGATCGCCCGCTGCCTGGTCACCGAGCCGCGGATCATCCTCCTCGACGAGCCATTCACCGGGATCGACCCGGTCACGATCCACTCCATCCAGAAGATCATCCAGGGGCTGCGCGACGACGGGATCTCGATCCTGATCACCGACCACCGGGAGCGGGAGACGCTGGCGATCACCGATCGCAGCTACGTGATCCGGGCAGGCAAGGTGCTCTGCCACGGCAGTGCCGAGGAGGTGCTCTCCAATCCGGAGGCGAAGAAGTACTACTTCGGCGAGAGCCCGGGCGTGACGGCGGCCTAGCTGTCCGTGGAAAAAGCCGTCTCTGGCCTTTTTCCGCTTGGCCGACCGAGGGAAACCCCGAGGTTTTCCCTGGTCGGCAACCGCCGCATCGTGCGGCGGCAGACTTCTTCCACAGCCTGCTAGGCCGAGCCGCGCATCGACAGGCTCTTGATGGTGAGCACCGCGCCGGCCGACATCAGTGCCAGGCCCAGCCAGCGGGGCGGGTGAATCATCCTGCCGCCGGGGCTGGCCTGCCAGAGCCCCTGCGCGGGTGTTCCACGGTCGCCCAGTTGGGCCGAGACGAATCGGCTCGACCGCTCGTTGAGCGAAAACGCGGGAACCATCCGGAACTGCATTCCGAGCAGGAACAGCAGCAGTCCGGCGAACAGCAGGTGATTGCGGCGGGGGAGCATGGGGCGTCTCGCGGGGCGGGAATCAGGCCCCTCGATACAGAGCATCGGTCGGCGCCGGGGGCAGGGCTGGAGCGGGCTTCCCGGGCAGCGGATTGCACGGACGATGACGGAGGCGCCGCCGGCCGGGAGGCGGGGGGCATGGCAAACTGGGAAGGCCGGAGGGGACCGTGGCGAAAATAACTGTCGAAGCGGTCGTGCCGATGACGATGATCGAAGGGCGTATCCGGCCCGAGGCCGAACCCCCTATTTGTGATGGGCAAGCCCGTGAACCGCTCCAATCGAACGAATCGGTGTGTCGCCGTGGCCCTCGTGCTCGGCCTGTCGTGCTGCCTGCCATCGCTGACGCTCACGGCAGCCGCCG
Proteins encoded in this region:
- the glcK gene encoding glucokinase, with amino-acid sequence MTAQRSLVAAADARQPLFAGLDLGGTNIKAALVDSAGAMLAFHTEPTAVGRGPEDAALRMGRAVGILAAQAGVSTETIARVGLGTPGPQDLPAGLILTAGNLPGWENFPIRDRVAAHCGHGVSYANDANAAAYGEFWVGSGRAASSLILLTLGTGVGGGIIIGDLNVSGAHSHGSECGHIVVDASAGARRCPLGHPGDLEAYASATALVARAREALAAGAGGMLTTAAAPLTPIVIADAARAGDPLARDLILETARWLGIGVVTLMHTIDPEMVLIGGAMTFGGDADPLGREFIDRVRDEVRGRTFPVLAEKTVIRYASLGGDAGSIGAAGLARLDHIRAR
- the lepA1 gene encoding elongation factor 4 1; amino-acid sequence: MAIDCKQIRNFSIIAHIDHGKSTLADRLLERTGTVDKRHLKEQMLDDMELERQRGITIKARAVRMEYRHGGRLYELNLIDTPGHVDFHYEVSRSLACCEGAVLLVDAFQGVEAQTVANAYAAINQNLAIVPVINKVDLVHARVDEVLLEMEQSLAIDSADVIRASAKTGIGIDDLLAAIVERIPPPQGDPAAVLRAMIFDSHYDSYRGAITYVRLVDGSIRKGQKIRFLRTGATHEVLELGQFVPQRRACDELVAGQVGYLVCNIKDVKQVHIGDTVTIPGDHAAPALPGYKPPQRMVYCGLYPSEGENFEELRDSLEKLAINDPSFEYAPESSEALGFGFRCGFLGLLHMEIIQQRLEQEADLDLVQTAPNVTYQILQATGETIEITNPQDVPDAGQIEEFRQPIVRTNFLTPVEHIGPIMQLCTDRRGTYLKTEYLSPTRAMLTFDLPLAEVIYDMHDKLKSVTRGYGTMDYELIGYFPADLVRLDIVVGGKKVDALSIICDRRDADRRGRAIVKKLRGEIDRHMFEIALQAAIGTKVIARETISAMRKNVTAKCYGGDISRKKKLWAKQKEGKKRMKSIGSVDIPQKAFMAVLDTGTERT
- a CDS encoding cytochrome-c peroxidase, coding for MSFPCVSRVAGSDPMKAIPLACLWTAAILALTGGGGCSGNRTTSSDAVVEIEEIERLPAETPATAPPPAKPTAEQPTTAATPAPATNPAPATAPATPQAASAPAALVEEKVSLGDAALTAGIPGAGKVTLADVEAWLAEPRNHVVLQPILPIGLSQGKDQIHGLDKNPLTRAKVELGRQLYFDTRLSADSTVSCASCHDPAMGYTAHTQTGVGIGGQKGGRNSPVSFNRILSAAQFWDGRADSLEAQAIGPIANPIEMGFTHEGVVQRLNGIPAYRRQFDKVFGELTIERVGEAIAAFERVLVTSPSPYDLGAEWQRLQALDADDLAEDADLAKRHAAAKAAAAAEPLSDSALRGREIFFGTKGNCSACHVGANLADEKFHNIGIGMDKPAPDPGRFAVTKDPKDTGAFKTPTVRNVELTAPYMHDGSLATLEEVVEWYDKGGHANPHLSEKIRPLTLTADEKADLVAFMKSCTGPTPAVETGRLPE
- the sixA gene encoding phosphohistidine phosphatase codes for the protein MPEADTDRTIRGMATLTTRLYLVRHAVAEEPAAGVADEARRLTRRGVKRFARLVRRLAGAGMAIDLIATSPLVRARQTAEILAETLPAAPRIEVVDALAPPADWQALVEWTVQQNAGRVAWVGHAPCIGRLVSLAIGDGTAAVRMQKGAIACVRLDDGPGLAGELDWLATPDLVADD